A DNA window from Pseudomonas tohonis contains the following coding sequences:
- a CDS encoding NRDE family protein, producing MCLIAFAWRPGHQTPLVLAANRDEFYARPTQPLAAWKDAPGLYAGRDLEAGGTWLGLGPDGRFAALTNIRDPRLPPVGRSRGELCVQFLSGEMGPGEFLADAQRRAGDYAGFNLLVGDARELCFLNPRSGGPRRLAAGIYGLSNADLDTPWPKVERAKAALAECLEQVNTDTLLNLMHDPEAAPDAILPDTGVGLNTERMLSPVFIATRTYGTRASTALIVHADGRRELVERSYGPHGGHLGDVALQL from the coding sequence ATGTGCCTGATCGCATTCGCCTGGCGACCGGGTCACCAGACTCCCCTGGTGCTCGCCGCAAACCGTGATGAGTTCTACGCCCGCCCCACCCAGCCACTGGCCGCATGGAAAGACGCGCCGGGGCTGTACGCAGGACGCGACCTCGAAGCCGGGGGGACCTGGCTGGGCCTCGGCCCGGATGGCCGCTTCGCCGCGCTGACCAATATCCGCGACCCGCGCCTGCCCCCGGTGGGCCGCTCCCGAGGCGAGCTGTGCGTGCAGTTCCTCAGCGGCGAGATGGGCCCGGGCGAGTTCCTCGCCGACGCGCAGCGCCGCGCCGGTGACTACGCCGGCTTCAACCTGCTGGTGGGCGATGCCCGCGAGCTGTGTTTCCTCAACCCCCGCAGCGGCGGCCCGAGAAGGCTGGCCGCCGGCATCTACGGGCTGTCCAACGCCGACCTGGACACGCCCTGGCCGAAGGTCGAACGAGCCAAGGCGGCGCTCGCCGAATGCCTGGAGCAGGTCAACACCGACACCCTGCTCAACCTGATGCACGACCCCGAGGCCGCGCCGGACGCGATCCTCCCCGACACCGGGGTGGGCCTGAACACCGAGCGCATGCTTTCACCGGTGTTCATCGCCACCCGCACCTACGGCACCCGCGCCAGCACCGCGCTGATCGTTCATGCCGACGGGCGCCGCGAGCTGGTGGAGCGCAGCTACGGTCCCCACGGCGGGCACCTGGGGGATGTGGCGCTCCAGCTCTAG
- a CDS encoding sensor domain-containing diguanylate cyclase: protein MDELASEEHPYGTTREEIERTLRHALEIVSDGIWDWNMITHHVHRSPGWYAMLGFPRDGLPEDVDTWKSVIHPDDFDGVMQGFQAYLDGHRAEYAEEYRCLCQDGSYLWISDHGRFVEFDDQGRPTRMIGAHRNIHERKLAELALQQRNEELQHINRDLEALIELRTEALAEANRALAEQVRAAVQLAETDPLTSVFNRRKFQACLEHEWQRFVRHGHPTGLLMFDLDHFKRINDSLGHAVGDQVLVAVTACLGAVLREEDCLARWGGEEFIVLLPDTGPEALFLLAQRLHARVPEACPQLPWRLTASFAVAGMQPGESVEALLRRLDEGLYRAKERRDCIERC, encoded by the coding sequence ATGGACGAGCTGGCATCCGAAGAACATCCCTACGGCACGACCCGCGAAGAAATAGAGCGGACCCTTCGCCACGCCCTGGAGATCGTCAGCGACGGCATCTGGGACTGGAACATGATCACCCACCATGTGCACCGCAGCCCCGGCTGGTACGCCATGCTCGGCTTCCCCCGCGACGGCCTGCCGGAGGACGTGGACACCTGGAAGAGCGTGATCCATCCCGATGACTTCGACGGCGTGATGCAGGGCTTCCAGGCCTACCTCGACGGCCACCGCGCCGAATACGCCGAGGAGTACCGTTGCCTCTGCCAGGACGGCAGCTACCTGTGGATAAGCGATCATGGCCGTTTCGTCGAGTTCGACGACCAGGGCCGGCCGACGCGGATGATCGGCGCCCATCGCAACATCCACGAGCGCAAGCTTGCCGAGCTGGCGCTGCAGCAGCGCAACGAGGAGCTGCAGCACATCAACCGTGATCTCGAGGCCCTGATCGAACTGCGTACCGAGGCCCTGGCCGAGGCCAATCGTGCGCTCGCGGAACAGGTCAGGGCCGCGGTGCAGCTGGCCGAGACCGACCCGCTCACCTCGGTGTTCAACCGTCGCAAGTTCCAGGCCTGCCTGGAGCACGAGTGGCAGCGCTTCGTGCGCCATGGCCACCCCACCGGCCTGCTGATGTTCGACCTCGACCACTTCAAGCGCATCAACGACAGCCTGGGCCATGCCGTCGGCGACCAGGTGCTGGTGGCGGTCACCGCCTGCCTGGGCGCGGTGCTGCGCGAGGAGGATTGCCTGGCCCGCTGGGGCGGCGAGGAATTCATCGTGCTGTTGCCGGACACCGGCCCCGAAGCCCTGTTTCTGCTGGCCCAGCGGCTGCACGCACGGGTGCCGGAAGCCTGCCCGCAACTGCCCTGGCGGCTCACGGCCAGTTTCGCGGTGGCCGGCATGCAGCCGGGGGAGAGCGTCGAGGCGCTGTTGCGGCGCCTCGACGAGGGGCTCTACCGCGCCAAGGAACGGCGCGACTGCATCGAGCGCTGCTAG
- the lgt gene encoding prolipoprotein diacylglyceryl transferase — MLAYPQIDPVALSLGPLKIHWYGLMYLIGIGGAWWLASRRLKAFDPTWTREKLSDLVFWVALGVIAGGRLGYVLFYDLPAYVANPLLILEVWKGGMSFHGGLIGVMLATLWFGRRNGKSFFQLMDFIAPLVPIGLGAGRIGNFINSELWGKVTDVPWAMIFPNGGPLPRHPSQLYQFALEGVALFAILWFYSRKPRPTMAVSGMFALCYGIFRFIVEFVRVPDAQLGYLAFGWLTMGQVLCVPMILGGIGLIVWAYRRQPVQGVAS; from the coding sequence ATGCTGGCTTATCCCCAGATCGATCCGGTGGCCCTGAGCCTCGGACCCCTGAAAATCCACTGGTACGGCTTGATGTACCTGATCGGCATCGGCGGTGCCTGGTGGCTGGCCTCGCGCCGGCTCAAGGCCTTCGACCCGACCTGGACCCGCGAGAAGCTCTCCGACCTGGTGTTCTGGGTCGCCCTCGGCGTGATCGCCGGCGGGCGCCTGGGCTACGTGCTGTTCTACGACCTGCCGGCCTACGTCGCCAATCCGCTGCTGATCCTCGAGGTGTGGAAGGGCGGCATGTCGTTCCACGGCGGCCTGATCGGCGTGATGCTGGCGACCCTGTGGTTCGGCCGGCGCAACGGCAAGAGCTTCTTCCAGCTGATGGACTTCATCGCTCCGCTGGTGCCGATCGGCCTGGGTGCCGGGCGCATCGGCAACTTCATCAACTCCGAGCTCTGGGGCAAGGTCACCGACGTGCCCTGGGCGATGATCTTCCCCAACGGCGGCCCGCTGCCGCGCCATCCGTCGCAGCTGTACCAGTTCGCCCTGGAGGGCGTGGCGCTGTTCGCCATCCTCTGGTTCTACTCGCGCAAGCCGCGTCCGACCATGGCCGTTTCCGGCATGTTCGCGCTGTGCTACGGCATCTTCCGCTTCATCGTCGAGTTCGTCCGCGTGCCGGACGCCCAGCTCGGCTACCTCGCCTTCGGCTGGCTGACCATGGGCCAGGTCCTCTGCGTGCCGATGATCCTCGGCGGCATCGGCCTGATCGTCTGGGCCTACCGCCGCCAGCCCGTCCAAGGAGTCGCTTCGTGA
- a CDS encoding GTPase/DUF3482 domain-containing protein, protein MTDALKLAVVGHTNVGKTSLLRTLLRDRGFGEVSHRPSTTRHVEGARLSVDGQPLLELYDTPGLEDAIALLDYLERLERPGERLDGPARLARFLDGSEARQRFEQEAKVLRQLLASDAGLYVIDAREPVLAKYRDELAVLAMCGRPLLPVLNFVAVDDHREGEWREALARLGLHALVRFDSVAPPLDGERRLYESLALLLERARPQLQRLIEDHEAQRGLRQRAGARLIAELLLDVAACRRSVPADEASLARATEALRQQVRAREQACVDALLRLHAFRPEDAAAGDLPLLDGRWGDDLFNPETLKQLGVRLGGGMAAGAAAGAGVDLLVGGLTLGAAAALGAIAGGAWQTVGHYGERLLGKIRGQRELTVDDAILRLLALRQRQLLQALDARGHAAVDAIRVAAPDEKQWRQGKLPPALGKARAHPEWSSLNPGAELEQAERQEQVKALAAELG, encoded by the coding sequence ATGACTGACGCACTGAAACTGGCCGTGGTCGGCCACACCAACGTCGGCAAGACCTCGCTGCTGCGCACCCTGCTGCGCGACCGCGGCTTCGGCGAGGTGTCCCACCGCCCCAGCACCACCCGCCATGTGGAGGGCGCGCGCCTGTCGGTGGACGGCCAGCCGCTGCTGGAGCTCTACGACACCCCCGGCCTGGAAGACGCCATCGCCCTGCTGGATTACCTCGAACGCCTGGAGCGCCCCGGCGAGCGCCTGGACGGCCCGGCGCGGCTGGCACGCTTCCTCGACGGTAGCGAGGCGCGCCAGCGCTTCGAGCAGGAGGCCAAGGTGCTGCGCCAGCTGCTGGCCTCCGACGCCGGCCTCTACGTGATCGACGCCCGCGAGCCGGTGCTGGCCAAGTACCGCGACGAGCTGGCGGTGCTGGCCATGTGCGGCCGGCCGCTGCTGCCGGTGCTGAATTTCGTCGCGGTCGACGACCACCGCGAGGGCGAATGGCGCGAAGCCCTGGCCCGCCTGGGCCTGCATGCGCTGGTGCGCTTCGACAGCGTGGCGCCGCCGCTGGATGGCGAGCGCCGCCTCTATGAGAGCCTGGCCCTGCTGCTGGAACGGGCACGGCCACAACTGCAACGGCTGATCGAGGACCACGAGGCCCAGCGCGGCCTGCGCCAGCGGGCCGGGGCGCGACTGATCGCCGAACTGCTGCTGGATGTCGCCGCCTGCCGGCGCAGCGTGCCGGCCGACGAGGCCAGCCTGGCCCGTGCCACCGAGGCCCTGCGCCAGCAGGTACGCGCCCGCGAGCAGGCCTGCGTCGACGCCCTGCTGCGCCTGCACGCCTTCCGCCCGGAAGATGCCGCCGCCGGGGACCTCCCGTTGCTGGATGGGCGCTGGGGCGACGACCTGTTCAACCCCGAGACCCTCAAGCAGCTCGGCGTGCGCCTGGGGGGCGGCATGGCGGCGGGGGCGGCTGCTGGCGCCGGCGTCGACCTGCTGGTGGGCGGCCTGACCCTGGGCGCGGCGGCGGCCCTGGGCGCCATCGCCGGCGGTGCCTGGCAGACCGTCGGCCACTACGGCGAACGCCTGCTGGGCAAGATCAGGGGCCAGCGCGAGCTGACCGTGGACGATGCCATCCTGCGCCTGCTCGCCCTGCGCCAGCGCCAGCTGCTGCAGGCCCTGGACGCACGCGGGCACGCCGCCGTCGACGCCATACGGGTCGCGGCACCGGACGAGAAGCAGTGGCGCCAGGGCAAGCTGCCCCCGGCCCTGGGCAAGGCGCGGGCGCACCCGGAATGGTCATCGCTCAACCCCGGGGCGGAGCTGGAGCAGGCGGAGCGGCAGGAACAGGTGAAGGCGCTGGCGGCGGAGCTGGGGTGA
- a CDS encoding thymidylate synthase, with the protein MKQYLDLMRLVRETGTFKSDRTGTGTYSVFGHQMRFDLADGFPLVTTKKCHLKSIIHELLWFLQGDTNIRYLKENGVSIWDEWADENGDLGPVYGYQWRSWPAPNGESIDQIAKLIEMIRKNPDSRRLIVSAWNPALVDQMALPPCHALFQFYVADGKLSCQLYQRSADIFLGVPFNIASYALLTLMVAQVCGLTPGDFVWTGGDCHLYANHIEQADLQLTREPLPLPTMKLNPEVKDLLAFKFEDFELVGYQAHPHIKAPVAV; encoded by the coding sequence GTGAAACAGTACCTCGACCTGATGCGCCTGGTGCGCGAGACCGGCACCTTCAAGAGCGACCGCACCGGCACCGGCACCTACAGCGTGTTCGGCCACCAGATGCGCTTCGACCTGGCCGACGGCTTCCCCCTTGTGACCACCAAGAAGTGCCACCTGAAGTCCATCATCCACGAGCTGCTGTGGTTCCTGCAGGGCGACACCAACATCCGCTACCTGAAGGAAAACGGTGTCTCCATCTGGGACGAATGGGCCGACGAGAACGGCGACCTGGGCCCGGTCTACGGCTACCAGTGGCGCAGCTGGCCGGCGCCCAACGGCGAGTCGATCGACCAGATCGCCAAGCTGATCGAGATGATCCGCAAGAACCCGGACTCGCGCCGCCTGATCGTCTCCGCCTGGAACCCGGCCCTGGTCGACCAGATGGCCCTGCCGCCCTGCCACGCGCTGTTCCAGTTCTACGTGGCCGACGGCAAGCTCAGCTGCCAGCTGTACCAGCGCTCGGCGGACATCTTCCTCGGCGTGCCCTTCAACATCGCCAGCTACGCCCTGCTGACGCTGATGGTGGCGCAGGTCTGCGGCCTGACGCCCGGCGACTTCGTCTGGACCGGCGGCGACTGCCACCTCTACGCCAACCACATCGAGCAGGCCGACCTGCAGCTCACCCGCGAGCCGCTGCCCCTGCCGACCATGAAGCTCAACCCCGAGGTGAAGGACCTGCTGGCCTTCAAGTTCGAGGACTTCGAGCTGGTGGGCTACCAGGCGCACCCGCACATCAAGGCGCCGGTCGCGGTCTGA
- a CDS encoding sulfite exporter TauE/SafE family protein, with product MEFLLYLVLGACAGVLAGLFGVGGGMIIVPVLVLSFTAQGFDPSVLTHLAVGTSLATIIFTSVNAVREHHRKGAVRWHIFAWMTLGILLGAALGSLTAKAIQGPMLQKIIGCFAILVSIQMALDLRPKASREVPGKPGLTGAGVFIGWASAIFGIGGGSLTVPFLTWRSVPMQQAVATSSACGLPIALASALSFMVLGWNEPHLPQWSLGFVYLPALAGIALTSMFFARFGARLAHRLSPRLLKRLFALLLFAVGLSFLI from the coding sequence ATGGAATTCCTGCTGTACCTGGTACTCGGCGCCTGCGCCGGCGTGCTCGCGGGGCTGTTCGGCGTCGGTGGCGGCATGATCATCGTGCCGGTTCTGGTGCTCAGCTTCACCGCCCAGGGATTCGACCCCAGCGTCCTCACCCACCTCGCCGTGGGCACCTCGCTGGCGACCATCATCTTCACGTCGGTCAACGCCGTGCGCGAGCACCATCGCAAGGGCGCCGTGCGCTGGCACATCTTCGCCTGGATGACCCTCGGCATCCTTCTCGGCGCCGCGCTGGGTTCGCTCACCGCCAAGGCGATCCAGGGGCCCATGCTGCAGAAAATCATCGGTTGCTTCGCCATCCTGGTTTCCATCCAGATGGCCCTGGACCTCAGGCCCAAGGCCAGCCGCGAGGTACCCGGCAAACCCGGGCTGACCGGCGCCGGCGTCTTCATCGGCTGGGCCTCGGCGATCTTCGGCATCGGCGGCGGCTCGCTGACCGTGCCCTTCCTCACCTGGCGCAGCGTGCCCATGCAGCAGGCGGTGGCGACCTCCTCCGCCTGCGGGCTGCCCATCGCCCTGGCCAGTGCCCTGTCGTTCATGGTGCTGGGCTGGAACGAGCCGCACCTGCCGCAGTGGAGCCTCGGCTTCGTCTATCTCCCCGCGCTGGCCGGCATCGCGCTGACCAGCATGTTCTTCGCCCGCTTCGGCGCGCGCCTGGCCCATCGCCTGTCGCCGCGCCTGCTCAAGCGCCTGTTCGCCCTGCTGCTGTTCGCGGTCGGGCTGAGTTTTCTGATCTAA
- a CDS encoding DUF2868 domain-containing protein gives MTESPPPNLTPLQRLWLTEAVRLREEHAGPLEDGEANRRANAAGGDLAQRIQTRALWLAERDGQLAALLHWLQGARLAFAALLLVALATGATLAVAALGDGQRPVNVFWALGSLLGLHLLMLLGWLLGLVFGGHASILGRLWWWLSTKLARDAAAAQLGPALMVLLQRRRLARWGLGTLVNGLWSLSLGTALLCLLALLATRRYGFVWETTILGSDTFVTLTQALGALPALLGFALPDAGTIRASSDVVAAADARQAWSGWLLGVTLVYGLLPRLLLTALCLWRWHSGRERLDLDLTLPGYGLLRERLQPASERLGVLDADPGLSPPGTTSALPESGSGALLVAIELDDSRPWPPSLPRGVGDAGILDSREQRQRLLEQLTRFPPQRLAIACDPRRSPDRGTLALIGELARCAAATRIWLLPAPPGAALDSLRLGEWHQALSRLELEHADSSPLAWLEKGHD, from the coding sequence GTGACCGAGAGCCCGCCGCCCAACCTCACTCCCCTGCAACGCCTCTGGCTGACCGAAGCCGTGCGCCTGCGCGAAGAACATGCCGGCCCCCTGGAGGACGGCGAAGCCAACCGCCGCGCCAATGCCGCCGGCGGCGACCTCGCCCAGCGCATCCAGACCCGCGCCCTGTGGCTCGCCGAACGCGACGGCCAACTGGCTGCCCTGCTGCACTGGCTGCAAGGTGCACGCCTGGCATTCGCCGCGCTGCTGCTGGTGGCCCTGGCCACCGGCGCCACGCTGGCGGTGGCCGCCCTGGGCGACGGCCAGCGCCCGGTCAATGTGTTCTGGGCCCTGGGCAGCCTGCTCGGCCTGCACCTGCTGATGCTGCTCGGCTGGTTATTGGGGCTGGTCTTCGGCGGCCACGCCAGCATCCTCGGCCGCCTCTGGTGGTGGCTCAGCACCAAGCTCGCCCGGGATGCCGCCGCCGCGCAGCTGGGCCCGGCGCTGATGGTGCTGCTGCAACGCCGCCGCCTCGCCCGCTGGGGGCTGGGCACACTGGTCAACGGGCTCTGGAGCCTCAGCCTGGGCACCGCCCTGCTGTGCCTGCTGGCACTGCTGGCCACCCGGCGCTACGGCTTCGTCTGGGAAACCACCATCCTCGGCAGCGATACCTTCGTCACCCTGACCCAGGCCCTGGGCGCCCTGCCCGCCCTGCTCGGCTTCGCCCTGCCGGACGCCGGCACCATCCGCGCCAGCAGCGACGTGGTGGCCGCCGCCGATGCGCGCCAGGCCTGGTCCGGCTGGCTGCTGGGGGTGACCCTGGTCTACGGCCTGCTGCCCCGCCTGCTGCTGACGGCGCTGTGCCTGTGGCGCTGGCACAGCGGCCGCGAGCGGCTCGACCTGGACCTCACCCTGCCCGGCTACGGCCTGCTGCGCGAACGCCTGCAACCGGCCAGCGAACGCCTCGGCGTGCTGGATGCCGATCCGGGCCTTTCGCCGCCCGGAACGACATCCGCCCTGCCGGAGAGCGGCAGTGGTGCGTTGCTGGTGGCCATCGAGCTGGACGACAGCCGCCCCTGGCCGCCCAGCCTGCCGCGCGGCGTGGGCGATGCCGGCATCCTCGACAGCCGCGAGCAACGCCAGCGCCTGCTGGAGCAGCTCACCCGCTTCCCCCCGCAACGCCTGGCCATTGCCTGCGATCCGCGCCGCTCGCCGGACCGCGGCACCCTGGCGCTGATCGGCGAACTGGCGCGCTGCGCCGCCGCCACGCGCATCTGGCTGCTGCCGGCCCCACCGGGCGCGGCGCTGGACAGCCTGCGCCTGGGCGAATGGCACCAGGCCCTCTCGCGCCTGGAGCTGGAGCATGCCGACAGCTCGCCCCTCGCCTGGCTGGAGAAGGGCCATGACTGA
- the ptsP gene encoding phosphoenolpyruvate--protein phosphotransferase, protein MLNTLRKIVQEVNAAKDLKAALAIIVLRVKEAMGSQVCSVYLLDPESNRFVLMATEGLNKRSIGKVSMAPNEGLVGLVGTREEPLNLEHAADHPRYRYFAETGEERYASFLGAPIIHHRRVMGVLVVQQKERRQFDEGEEAFLVTMSAQLAGVIAHAEATGSIRGLGRQGKGIQEAKFVGVPGAPGAAVGTAVVVLPPADLEVVPDRAVDDIEAEVERFKQALESVREDMRRLSSKLATQLRPEERALFDVYLMMLDDASIGLEVKKVIRSGQWAQGALRQVVMEHVKRFELMDDAYLRERASDVKDLGRRLLAYLQEERKQNLVYQDNTILVSEELSPAMLGEVPEGKLVGLISVLGSGNSHVAILARAMGIPTVMGVVDLPYSKVDGIELIVDGYHGEVFTNPSAELRKQYSEVVEEERQLVKGLDALRSLPCETLDGHRMPLWVNTGLLADVTRAQERGAEGVGLYRTEVPFMINERFPSEKEQLAIYREQLAAFHPLPVTMRTLDIGGDKALSYFPIKESNPFLGWRGIRVTLDHPEIFLVQVRAMLKASEGLNNLRILLPMISGVQELEESLHLIHRAWGEVRDEGVDIPMPPVGVMIEIPAAVYQTRELARQVDFLSVGSNDLTQYLLAVDRNNPRVADLYDYLHPAVLQALVKVVNDAHTEGKPVSICGEMAGDPAAAVLLLAMGFDSLSMNATNLPKVKWLLRQVSLSKARELLDQLMGIDNPQVIHSSLHLALRNLGLGRVINPAATIQA, encoded by the coding sequence ATGCTCAATACGCTGCGCAAGATCGTCCAGGAAGTGAACGCCGCCAAGGATCTGAAGGCGGCGTTGGCGATCATCGTGCTGCGGGTCAAGGAGGCCATGGGTAGCCAGGTCTGTTCCGTCTACCTGCTGGACCCCGAATCCAACCGTTTCGTGCTGATGGCCACCGAGGGCCTGAACAAGCGCTCCATCGGCAAGGTCAGCATGGCCCCCAACGAGGGCCTGGTCGGCCTGGTCGGCACCCGCGAGGAGCCGCTCAACCTCGAGCACGCCGCCGACCACCCCCGCTACCGCTACTTCGCCGAGACCGGCGAGGAGCGCTACGCCTCCTTCCTCGGCGCGCCGATCATCCACCACCGCCGGGTGATGGGCGTACTGGTCGTGCAGCAGAAGGAGCGCCGCCAGTTCGACGAGGGCGAGGAAGCCTTCCTCGTCACCATGAGCGCCCAGCTCGCGGGCGTCATCGCCCATGCCGAGGCCACCGGCTCGATCCGTGGCCTGGGCCGCCAGGGCAAGGGTATCCAGGAAGCCAAGTTCGTCGGTGTGCCGGGCGCCCCGGGCGCTGCCGTGGGCACCGCCGTGGTGGTGCTGCCGCCGGCCGACCTGGAAGTGGTGCCCGACCGCGCCGTCGATGACATCGAGGCCGAGGTCGAGCGCTTCAAGCAGGCCCTGGAGTCGGTGCGCGAGGACATGCGTCGCCTGTCGAGCAAGCTGGCCACCCAGCTGCGCCCCGAGGAGCGGGCGCTGTTCGACGTCTACCTGATGATGCTCGACGACGCCTCCATCGGCCTGGAGGTGAAGAAGGTCATCCGCTCCGGCCAGTGGGCCCAGGGTGCCCTGCGCCAGGTGGTGATGGAGCACGTCAAGCGCTTCGAACTGATGGACGATGCCTACCTGCGCGAGCGCGCCTCCGACGTCAAGGACCTCGGTCGCCGCCTGCTCGCGTACCTGCAGGAGGAGCGCAAGCAGAACCTGGTGTACCAGGACAACACCATCCTGGTCAGCGAGGAGCTGTCCCCGGCCATGCTGGGCGAGGTGCCCGAGGGCAAGCTGGTGGGCCTGATCTCCGTGCTCGGCTCCGGCAACTCCCACGTCGCCATCCTCGCCCGCGCCATGGGTATTCCCACGGTCATGGGCGTGGTCGACCTGCCGTACTCGAAGGTCGACGGCATCGAACTGATCGTCGACGGCTACCACGGCGAAGTCTTCACCAACCCCTCCGCCGAGCTGCGCAAGCAGTACAGCGAAGTGGTCGAGGAGGAGCGCCAGCTGGTCAAGGGCCTCGACGCCCTGCGCAGCCTGCCCTGCGAGACCCTCGACGGCCACCGCATGCCGCTGTGGGTGAACACCGGCCTGCTGGCCGACGTGACCCGTGCCCAGGAGCGCGGCGCCGAAGGCGTCGGCCTGTACCGCACCGAAGTGCCGTTCATGATCAACGAGCGCTTCCCCAGCGAGAAGGAGCAGCTCGCGATCTACCGCGAGCAGCTCGCCGCCTTCCATCCGCTGCCGGTGACCATGCGCACCCTGGACATCGGTGGCGACAAGGCGCTCTCCTACTTCCCGATCAAGGAAAGCAACCCCTTCCTCGGCTGGCGCGGCATCCGCGTCACCCTCGACCACCCGGAAATCTTCCTGGTGCAGGTGCGCGCCATGCTCAAGGCCAGCGAAGGCCTGAACAACCTGCGCATCCTGCTGCCGATGATCTCCGGCGTGCAGGAACTGGAAGAGTCCCTGCACCTGATCCACCGCGCCTGGGGCGAGGTGCGCGACGAGGGCGTCGACATCCCCATGCCGCCGGTCGGCGTGATGATCGAGATCCCCGCCGCCGTGTACCAGACCCGCGAGCTGGCGCGCCAGGTCGACTTCCTCTCGGTCGGCTCCAACGACCTGACCCAGTACCTGCTGGCCGTGGACCGCAACAACCCGCGCGTCGCCGATCTCTACGACTACCTGCACCCGGCGGTGCTGCAGGCGCTGGTCAAGGTGGTCAACGATGCCCACACCGAAGGCAAGCCGGTGAGCATCTGCGGCGAGATGGCCGGTGATCCCGCCGCCGCCGTCCTGCTGCTGGCCATGGGCTTCGACAGCCTGTCGATGAACGCCACCAACCTGCCCAAGGTGAAGTGGCTGCTGCGCCAGGTCAGCCTGAGCAAGGCGCGCGAGCTCCTCGACCAGCTGATGGGCATCGACAACCCGCAGGTCATCCACAGTTCCCTGCACCTGGCCCTGCGCAACCTGGGCCTGGGCCGCGTGATCAACCCGGCCGCGACCATCCAGGCCTGA